The following is a genomic window from Nymphalis io chromosome 23, ilAglIoxx1.1, whole genome shotgun sequence.
tgtGGACAGCATGTTGGCTTATACTAATAAAGATTACGAGAGACTCGTCGGTGACCCCGGACTGCGAAAACAAGTGAGACTACCAAAGGACAAACTTGGACTATGCACTTCTCTCGCTTTGGAAACTAACGGTATGAAAAACAGAACACttgttctaataataaatttactcaATTAAGAATTACTAGCTAATTTAGTGATCATCAGTGCTGACTGTAGACATTTGACTACTTCGAGCCATAAACTGATTTCAACTCGTCGAATCTTTCATAAGCTTGGAATGGCGGTTTTGTCCAATTAAGTGCATAAATAGAGTGACAAGATAACTGCCACGATAGATCGGTGCTACGGCTAACGTGTACGTTGAGAAATTAACTGTTATCAAAATAATCGTAAGTGTATACTTTAATTACATAGTTAATATGAGGGcgctaattttataattatattccgtcaaaatagatggcgctagtgatatttttttatacattatatagtaaGCTACAGATATATTTTCACTGGACAAAAATCAGaacaaattatgtaaaactTTACAACAACCCCTTTAAACGGTATAAGCAATATAAGAGTAATACTAACGTCCGGTGTCAGGCACCATCTGGGCGGGCTCGAAGCTGTCCGGCgagcgcggcgcggcgcggcgctTCGCGACGGTGGCGGGCGGCCGCGCCGCGCACGCCGCGCCGCCCTGCGCCGCGCCGCGCTGCGAGTGTCGCGCCGCCGCGCTGCACTGCCGCCCCTGCGCCGCCCGGGACCCCGTCTGTATCCCGACAGTCGCCACGCATGCACATTGACATACAACACGAAAAAATCAtatcatttttcaataaatcacGTGTTAGTTGTCGTGAAAACTTCATTTCTACATTAATCTAAAATAACAACTTCAGAATAAAATtgacttttaaaacattaacacACTTATCAACAGCTTATTAATAGCTGCTTTTTTGCTTATAGCTAGTACACTGTACCTCAAGCCGCCCTCTTGCGTCATTAATGCACAACAAAATCGTTCAACAATCTACTACATAGTTCACAATTGTACCACTAGATGTCGCTATAcatgttatgtttatttctgCATCGCGCTGGCTAGATTTTCGCCAGAATAATGACTACCCcgagttaaaatttattaagcatACTTACCTGGCGTAGGGGATACCGTGATCATGAAGGCGGTTCCCCCAGAGCGAGGCCTATCCATTGCACTGCGGATGGGTTGACCTCTGCGATTATCCCTAATGCGGATAACTCGGACGCGTAATTTTTGGTAGTGGGGACTGCGTACGCGCTGTCCCCCTTATGAAGACCAGTCTCTTAATTTAACAGTCTTTATTGAAATCGCTTATCAAAGTTgactaatataaaatttttattgttttgtattcaaataatgaattcttataaaataataagcgaCGAActgctaatttatatataacttttcaaTATTTCAGCTGGAACTATCATTTTGGAACTCTGATGATATCGACGAATTGATAGACATGGCGATGGATCCACCCACCCTGCCGTCTTTtagatgataatttttttagtgtgtattagtgaattaaaatacatatttaataagattCCTAATCTACcataagattatttttgtaaattattaatttgaataatttttttagctagaaatgaaaataatattaataattaagatggatactaaataaaatacatgataCTTAATCAGTCTTTTATTATCAACGACAATACTACTATCACACTGTAAGTTAGGGCTTCTCAAGCTATGATCAAGTTTATAACATtaacaaagaataaaaaaaaaatttgaaaattttcctAATCACAGCCAACAgaaaatttgataataatatttttttctcatattaataataatagaattagaAAGGGAACAAcacttacataattaaaatttaaggtCAACTAGACGTAATGATAAAATATCCATAATAAACTctttaacacaaataaaacatacaattacTAATACAAAAGAGTAATTTTCCCCTATACTATATTGCATTCAATTCTACACACTCatagataaaatatgttatacttTGTGATATAAGCTGTTTAACATGTTTGTTCTATAATTAGTAAGTAATACATGACtttgcaataattattttatcaatataggATAAACAAAGATTCAATATTACTACAATGTAACAAATTGATCATCTATTTCTAGATTATCACTTTGccaattttaatttctatttgtttaatttgtatgcCAACATCACACCGGCTAAAAGCAAAATTATTGCcgaagttttatataatatgttatagaGAACTTTGCTTTGACCCCCAACCGAGTTAACTATCAAATTGTTCATTAGAAAAACTTGACTACTTTCTTCTATAAATGCTTGCTTTTCATCTTCAGTCATTTTTACAGCTATCTCGTTCATTGCTTGTCGGAAATCTTTCTTCAGTTGGGCAATATCAACATCGGTGAAATCTGTCACTCTATCAATATATTTTCCTGTCTCAGAGTtacctaaaattaaatacaatagttTTATATGTATCATGTACATTGAAAGCAATatagcatttaatatattttattaaatcaattaccATCACCAAAAACATTCCTCTTCTTAGCAAGAATCTGTCCACCGCTCAATAAGCCTAAATAAAGATGATAAACATAAGCCATCAGCAGTTTTGGGTTTTCTCTTTCAAGGTTTTGCAAGTGTTCTAGATAGTTCTCCAATGCTGAAGATTTAGGTAAAGATTGCCAATTCTCTCCAAGATAGTGCGCCAGGTCATCTTCAAAAGCATCTTTTCTGAAAGGatagttacaaatatataaaaagaacaaaaataactaagttattataaattatagttgATTTTATCTTTCTTCATATGTAAATGCAATGTCAACATATTGACTACAACTTGTTTGTGTTAAAAGTCatgattcataaaaatattttcattgtagtATATGTCTAACAACAAAGGATGTGTGCAGCCTattcaaattgatttaaaattagacttgagtaatttatttatatgaaagttaataaaacaaacatacctGAGTAGTACATCGGTTACAAATAACTTTTCATAATCTGTCATACTTAATCTTTTCTTAGCATCTTCAAGGAATGCAAATATgtgataaaacacaaataaccCTCCACCCCATACAGTTTCATCACTTAAagctacaaaat
Proteins encoded in this region:
- the LOC126777697 gene encoding heme oxygenase 1, whose product is MAQKEELFTTRVRKATRTIHSVSDALVNAKFAISLSDETVWGGGLFVFYHIFAFLEDAKKRLSMTDYEKLFVTDVLLRKDAFEDDLAHYLGENWQSLPKSSALENYLEHLQNLERENPKLLMAYVYHLYLGLLSGGQILAKKRNVFGDGNSETGKYIDRVTDFTDVDIAQLKKDFRQAMNEIAVKMTEDEKQAFIEESSQVFLMNNLIVNSVGGQSKVLYNILYKTSAIILLLAGVMLAYKLNK